The stretch of DNA GAAATAAAGGAACTATTTTAAATTTAGATATCGGTGGTGGCACAACAAATGTAGCGCTGTTCGAAAATGGAGAAGTTCTTGAAGCGAGTTGTTTTGACATTGGAGGAAGACTCATTCGTTTTTCAAAGGAAACAAATGAAATAGAGTATATTTTCCCCAAAATACAAAAGCTTTTTCAGGCGATGGGGATAACCGTCAAAGCAGGCGGCACATTAACCGATGATATGTTTGACAAAATAACAGAAGTTTTGGCGAAAGGGATAATAGAGATTATTGATCCATCACAAAGAAGCTTTCTCATTGATTTTTTGGCGACTAATAAAATTGTAAAAGATTTTGTTAAAATTCCAGACTATGTTTCACTTTCAGGTGGGGTCGGTGATCTTGTTTATCAAGAGCTATTGCCAAAAACAAATGTATTTGGTGATATTGGCGTGCTACTGGCAAAGAAAATAAGAAAAAATTTAGCTAAAGGTGCTGTTAATGTCGTTAAGCCAGCGGAGACAATTGGTGCAACGGTTGTTGGCGCTGGAAACCACAGCGTTAATATAAGCGGAAGCACCATCACTGTCACCGCCAAAAACTGTCTGCCGATTGTGAATACACCGATCATGAAGGTTGATAACCCAATAAACTATACAGATGAAGAAATAAAGAAAACTTTTGAAAAAAAAATAAATTGGATACATGGTGAAGATACATCAATGAATATTGCGTTGGCTATTGAAAGTGAAAAAATGTTGACGTTCGATGAGATACAGTTGATGGCCAGAAAGATTATTATCGGGATGCAGCCGATTATACAAAAACAGGAAGCGCTTATCGTAGTTTTAAAAGTAGACTATGGAAAGGTATTGGGACAATCTATTCAGAAATATCTTTCTGAGGATAAGCAAATTATCTGTTTGGATGGTGTTAATGTAGGTAATGGCGATTACATTGACATTGGAAGACCTGTTGGAGTAGGAGAAGCAGTACCCGTTGTAATAAAAACAATAGCATTTAG from Eubacterium sp. 1001713B170207_170306_E7 encodes:
- a CDS encoding ethanolamine ammonia-lyase reactivating factor EutA yields the protein MKEKVLSVGIDIGTSTTEMVFSHIIIENIASNFRVPNIQIVDKEIIYRSPIYFTPLLSNAVLDTDGIMDIVKKEYDTAGIKPSDVQTGAVIITGDTARKENAENVLREISDYAGDFVVATAGPELESILAGKGSGASEFSRRNKGTILNLDIGGGTTNVALFENGEVLEASCFDIGGRLIRFSKETNEIEYIFPKIQKLFQAMGITVKAGGTLTDDMFDKITEVLAKGIIEIIDPSQRSFLIDFLATNKIVKDFVKIPDYVSLSGGVGDLVYQELLPKTNVFGDIGVLLAKKIRKNLAKGAVNVVKPAETIGATVVGAGNHSVNISGSTITVTAKNCLPIVNTPIMKVDNPINYTDEEIKKTFEKKINWIHGEDTSMNIALAIESEKMLTFDEIQLMARKIIIGMQPIIQKQEALIVVLKVDYGKVLGQSIQKYLSEDKQIICLDGVNVGNGDYIDIGRPVGVGEAVPVVIKTIAFSY